In the Palaeococcus pacificus DY20341 genome, one interval contains:
- a CDS encoding galactokinase: MEMYTTVSPGRVNLIGEHTDYSFGYVMPMAVNLYTQIEGDAFEHVELYSKHFEETKSFKLDQIKKEDSWIDYVKAIYWVLIREGLTPKGIKGRIGGNLPIGSGLSSSASFELAVISLLNEIYKLGLSPKDMALLAQRAENEFIGVPCGIMDQFIIALGKEDHAMFLDTETLEYEYVPIPKDIQILVFHTGVRRMLTGSAYADRRKMVVEVLRRISKKSSKHVEEKDLKGLPGIYKRRFGYIIRENKRVLNARDALKSGDVETFGKILTEAHLDIARNYGVSCGELDYIVRKAVEFGAYGARLTGAGFGGAAIAVVDREKGKEIGDRLLLEYSRAFRWKAKYFLVEASQGVEVFRG; the protein is encoded by the coding sequence ATTGAGATGTACACTACAGTTTCTCCAGGAAGAGTCAACCTCATTGGTGAGCATACTGATTACAGCTTTGGTTATGTGATGCCAATGGCTGTGAACCTTTATACACAGATTGAAGGCGACGCTTTTGAGCATGTTGAACTTTATTCGAAGCACTTTGAAGAAACTAAGTCCTTCAAGCTTGACCAAATCAAAAAAGAAGACTCGTGGATAGATTACGTCAAGGCCATTTATTGGGTGCTTATTAGGGAGGGGCTGACCCCAAAAGGTATTAAAGGGAGGATTGGTGGAAATTTGCCCATTGGCTCCGGTTTAAGCTCTTCTGCAAGCTTTGAACTCGCTGTAATATCTCTTTTGAACGAAATTTATAAGCTGGGGCTCTCTCCTAAGGACATGGCACTTTTGGCTCAGAGAGCTGAAAACGAATTTATTGGAGTTCCTTGTGGTATAATGGATCAGTTCATAATTGCTTTGGGAAAAGAAGATCATGCAATGTTCTTAGACACTGAAACGCTTGAATATGAGTATGTTCCGATTCCAAAGGATATCCAGATTTTGGTTTTTCACACTGGTGTTAGGAGGATGTTAACCGGCTCTGCTTATGCAGATAGGCGGAAAATGGTAGTGGAGGTTCTCAGAAGAATCAGCAAGAAGTCCTCAAAGCATGTAGAAGAAAAAGACCTTAAAGGTCTCCCTGGGATATACAAAAGGCGCTTTGGTTACATAATAAGGGAAAATAAGCGCGTATTGAATGCTCGGGATGCTCTAAAATCAGGAGACGTAGAAACTTTTGGGAAGATTCTAACTGAGGCCCATTTAGACATAGCGAGGAACTATGGGGTAAGCTGCGGGGAGCTTGACTACATCGTAAGGAAAGCTGTTGAATTTGGGGCATATGGGGCAAGGCTGACGGGAGCGGGCTTTGGAGGTGCCGCTATAGCAGTTGTAGATAGAGAGAAAGGGAAAGAGATTGGCGATAGGCTTTTGCTCGAATACTCTAGGGCATTCAGGTGGAAGGCTAAATACTTTTTAGTTGAGGCATCACAGGGCGTTGAAGTTTTTAGGGGGTGA
- a CDS encoding signal recognition particle protein Srp54: MALENLGKALNSALKKLARSNVVDEAVIKEVVRDIQRALIMSDVNVRLVLDLTKRIQKRALEEKLPPGISRKEHIIKIVYEELTNFLGKEAKSIEIKEKPTVLLTVGIQGSGKTTSIAKLARYFQKRGYNVGLVCTDTWRPGAYYQLKQLVEPFNIEVFGDPEEKDAIKLAREGVSYFKEKNVDIIIVDSAGRHKEEKGLIEEMRQISEAINPHEVILVIDGTIGQQAYNQALAFKEATPIGSIIVTKLDGSAKGGGALSAVVATGAPIKFIGVGERVEDLEPFDPKRFVSRLLGLGDIQGLLEKFEELSKEHEFKEEDMEKFLKGKFNLKDMYAQLEAMQKMGPLKQILQMIPGMGYSLPDEFVQVGEQRLKKFKVIMDSMTEEELEKPDIINYSRIKRIARGSGTSVRDVRELLQQYNQMKKFFKGMNKRKLSRLAKKLGGMNFGGFGI; encoded by the coding sequence GTGGCATTAGAGAATTTAGGAAAGGCTTTGAATAGCGCCCTAAAAAAACTTGCGCGATCTAACGTTGTCGATGAGGCCGTAATAAAAGAGGTAGTGAGAGATATTCAAAGAGCCTTAATCATGAGTGATGTTAATGTTCGCTTAGTCCTTGATTTGACAAAAAGGATTCAAAAGCGAGCCTTAGAGGAGAAACTCCCTCCTGGAATCTCAAGGAAGGAGCACATCATAAAAATAGTCTATGAGGAACTTACCAACTTCCTCGGAAAGGAGGCCAAGTCCATAGAAATTAAAGAAAAGCCCACAGTCCTCTTAACTGTTGGTATTCAGGGTTCAGGTAAAACCACAAGCATTGCCAAGCTCGCCCGCTATTTCCAAAAGAGGGGTTATAATGTGGGGCTCGTCTGTACTGACACCTGGCGCCCTGGAGCCTATTACCAACTAAAGCAGCTTGTCGAGCCTTTTAACATTGAGGTGTTTGGGGATCCAGAGGAGAAAGATGCCATAAAGCTTGCGAGAGAGGGAGTGAGCTACTTCAAAGAGAAGAACGTTGATATCATTATAGTGGACTCGGCTGGAAGGCACAAGGAGGAGAAAGGGCTAATCGAGGAGATGAGGCAGATAAGTGAGGCTATAAACCCCCACGAAGTGATACTTGTCATAGATGGGACTATCGGACAGCAGGCTTATAATCAAGCTCTGGCATTTAAAGAGGCCACACCGATAGGCTCTATAATTGTTACAAAGCTCGACGGTAGCGCTAAAGGTGGAGGTGCCTTGTCAGCTGTTGTAGCCACAGGAGCTCCAATAAAATTCATAGGTGTTGGTGAGAGAGTAGAAGACTTAGAGCCCTTTGATCCAAAGCGCTTTGTCTCGAGGCTTTTGGGGCTTGGAGATATACAAGGCCTTCTGGAGAAGTTTGAGGAGCTTAGCAAAGAGCATGAGTTTAAGGAAGAAGATATGGAAAAGTTCCTCAAAGGGAAATTCAACCTCAAGGATATGTATGCCCAATTGGAGGCAATGCAAAAGATGGGGCCTCTAAAGCAGATACTCCAAATGATTCCCGGTATGGGATATTCGCTTCCTGATGAATTCGTCCAAGTTGGGGAGCAAAGGCTTAAGAAGTTTAAGGTCATAATGGATTCGATGACTGAAGAAGAGCTGGAAAAGCCTGATATTATCAACTACTCAAGGATAAAGAGAATTGCAAGGGGGTCAGGAACCTCCGTTAGAGATGTTAGGGAACTTTTACAACAATACAATCAAATGAAGAAGTTCTTTAAGGGTATGAATAAGAGAAAGCTCTCCAGATTGGCTAAGAAGCTTGGTGGAATGAACTTTGGAGGGTTTGGAATATGA
- the serS gene encoding serine--tRNA ligase: MLSLKLIRENPDIVRADLLKRGEIEKLKWIDEILELDAKWRENLKQINVLRRERNKIAVEIGKRKKAGEDASELFKKSKEIVKKIEAIEKENQLIEEKINYYLWRLPNITHESVPIGKDDTENVPIRFWGKAKVYRGDLERFLEQSQGKMEYEVIEWKPKLHADLLPIIGGADLERAAKVSGSRFFYLMNELVILDLALIRFALDKLIEKGFTPVNPPYMVRSFIEKGATIFDDFEDVIYKIEGEDLYLIPTAEHPLAGLHANEILDGSDLPLLYAGVSPCFRKEAGTAGKDTKGIFRVHQFHKVEQFVYARPEESWEWHEKLLQNAEEIFQALEIPYRVVNICTGDLGYVAAKKYDIEAWMSAQGKFREVVSCSNCTEWQARRLNIRYRDKTHEKPKFVHTLNSTAIATSRAMVAILENFQEEDGTVKIPKALWEYTGFKEILPVEKREKCCQK, from the coding sequence ATGCTGAGTCTGAAGCTTATCCGTGAAAACCCCGATATCGTAAGGGCTGACCTTCTTAAGAGAGGCGAAATTGAAAAGCTCAAATGGATAGATGAGATTCTTGAGCTTGATGCAAAGTGGAGGGAAAATTTGAAGCAAATTAATGTCCTTAGAAGGGAGCGCAATAAGATAGCAGTTGAAATAGGGAAGAGGAAAAAAGCTGGAGAAGACGCAAGCGAGCTTTTTAAAAAGAGCAAGGAAATAGTTAAGAAGATTGAAGCAATTGAGAAAGAAAACCAGCTCATTGAAGAGAAAATCAATTACTACCTCTGGCGCTTGCCTAACATTACCCACGAAAGCGTACCAATTGGCAAGGATGACACTGAGAATGTCCCAATAAGGTTTTGGGGTAAGGCAAAGGTTTACAGAGGAGATTTGGAGCGCTTCCTTGAACAGAGCCAAGGTAAGATGGAATACGAGGTTATAGAGTGGAAGCCAAAGCTCCACGCTGATTTATTGCCCATAATAGGCGGTGCCGACCTCGAAAGGGCAGCAAAAGTCAGCGGTTCAAGATTCTTCTACTTAATGAATGAGCTAGTTATACTCGACTTAGCTTTGATAAGATTCGCTCTCGACAAGCTCATTGAGAAGGGTTTCACACCAGTAAATCCACCCTATATGGTGAGGAGCTTCATTGAAAAGGGTGCAACGATATTCGATGACTTTGAGGATGTCATTTACAAGATTGAAGGCGAAGACTTATACCTAATCCCAACAGCCGAACACCCCCTAGCTGGACTTCATGCGAACGAAATACTTGATGGAAGCGATTTACCACTCCTTTACGCAGGTGTCAGCCCCTGCTTTAGGAAGGAAGCGGGAACGGCTGGAAAAGATACTAAGGGAATCTTTAGAGTGCACCAGTTCCACAAGGTAGAGCAGTTTGTCTATGCAAGACCAGAGGAAAGCTGGGAGTGGCATGAAAAGCTTCTCCAAAACGCAGAGGAGATATTCCAAGCTCTCGAAATCCCCTACAGAGTGGTGAACATTTGTACGGGAGATTTGGGCTATGTCGCAGCTAAAAAGTACGACATAGAGGCGTGGATGAGCGCCCAAGGGAAGTTTAGGGAGGTAGTGAGCTGTTCAAACTGTACGGAGTGGCAAGCTAGGCGTTTGAATATAAGGTATAGAGACAAGACGCATGAGAAGCCGAAGTTCGTGCACACGCTTAACTCAACAGCAATAGCCACTTCAAGAGCAATGGTAGCAATCCTTGAGAACTTCCAAGAGGAGGATGGAACCGTTAAGATACCAAAGGCCCTCTGGGAGTACACAGGCTTTAAGGAAATTTTACCTGTTGAAAAGAGAGAAAAGTGCTGTCAAAAGTGA
- a CDS encoding Lrp/AsnC family transcriptional regulator, which translates to MMEAFVLIIVKPGNEERVYQALEGHHQVKEIYKVYGEYDIIVRVEVGNIKELDDFHDKVLRKIREVEMTETLIASSYTVKG; encoded by the coding sequence ATGATGGAGGCCTTTGTTTTGATTATAGTAAAACCTGGAAATGAGGAGAGAGTTTATCAAGCTTTGGAAGGGCATCACCAAGTTAAAGAGATCTACAAGGTCTATGGGGAATACGATATAATTGTGAGAGTCGAAGTTGGAAATATTAAGGAATTGGATGACTTTCATGATAAAGTTTTGAGAAAGATTAGAGAAGTAGAAATGACAGAAACTTTAATAGCAAGCTCTTACACCGTGAAGGGGTGA
- a CDS encoding PIG-L deacetylase family protein: MMPFEMLNKMLGSLDDLDALKALIQRFFGIDFDDPFRDVKKVLCVQPHPDDCEVAIGGILAKLYLEGKDIAYLTLTDGSMGSHDISLEPKALAEIRKEEQARAAKIIGVKKLIWLDYMDTELPYSPEVRNKIISTIREEKPDMVLAPDPWLPYEVHPDHRNAGLLAMEATFFASFPHINKGDLENGLKPHDVPLVGLYYTARPNYIEDITDIFEVKLKALREHKSQFEANWQQWEIFFKSMALFYGKRINAMYGEGLKILPKMLLHITPFAEVI, from the coding sequence ATGATGCCTTTTGAAATGCTAAACAAGATGTTGGGGAGTTTAGATGACTTGGACGCCCTCAAGGCACTAATCCAAAGGTTCTTTGGTATAGACTTCGATGATCCGTTTAGAGATGTTAAAAAGGTTCTCTGTGTTCAACCGCATCCAGATGACTGCGAAGTGGCAATTGGGGGAATATTAGCAAAGCTTTATCTTGAAGGAAAGGATATAGCTTACTTAACACTAACTGATGGCTCTATGGGAAGCCACGACATAAGCTTAGAGCCAAAGGCTCTTGCGGAGATTAGGAAGGAGGAACAGGCGAGAGCTGCAAAGATAATTGGCGTGAAAAAGCTTATATGGCTTGATTATATGGATACAGAGCTTCCATACTCCCCAGAAGTGAGGAACAAAATAATAAGCACGATTAGAGAAGAAAAGCCAGATATGGTTTTAGCCCCTGACCCTTGGCTTCCCTACGAAGTTCATCCTGACCACAGAAACGCTGGCCTCTTAGCGATGGAAGCCACATTCTTCGCGTCTTTCCCACATATAAACAAAGGCGACCTGGAGAACGGCCTAAAGCCGCACGATGTTCCTTTAGTTGGGCTTTACTACACAGCGAGACCTAACTACATTGAGGATATAACGGACATCTTTGAAGTCAAGCTCAAAGCTTTAAGAGAGCATAAAAGTCAGTTCGAAGCTAATTGGCAACAGTGGGAGATTTTCTTCAAATCTATGGCTCTATTCTATGGCAAAAGGATAAATGCGATGTATGGGGAGGGACTTAAAATCCTTCCAAAAATGCTCCTTCACATCACTCCCTTCGCTGAGGTGATTTGA
- a CDS encoding glycoside hydrolase family 57 protein, whose amino-acid sequence MHALVFHGNLQYAEIPKGEISRVIEKSYFPTIRELLKSEIPFALNITGFSLQFLPQELINTIKEGIESGLIEITGTAYTHAILPLLPLDRVEAQVVRDRTLKEEIFEVSPKGFWLPELAYDPIIPAILKDCGYEEVFIDGEALLFSNHLNSEIKPIKPLYPHLIKAQRGEGLVYLNYLWGLRELRKALKLTFGGKVTLKAVKTINAIPVWVAVNTIAMLGVGGFPLMSVKKAAKWLRGMDNVLLYGTDIEFFGYRDLAGYTLEVRKIVELIEELNTDIIFPSKLKHSGRKLYLRTSSWAPDKSLNIWTKDEGNRRLNTLSYELNGENAFLAENSDARGWEPLAERRLDAFKAIYNAWRDEE is encoded by the coding sequence TTGCACGCCCTTGTTTTTCACGGCAATCTGCAGTATGCTGAGATTCCAAAGGGTGAAATTTCGAGAGTGATTGAAAAATCATACTTCCCAACGATAAGGGAGCTTTTGAAAAGCGAGATTCCATTTGCTTTGAATATAACTGGTTTTTCCCTCCAATTTCTGCCGCAGGAGCTTATAAACACCATTAAAGAAGGCATTGAAAGTGGATTAATCGAAATTACTGGCACTGCGTATACCCATGCAATCCTTCCGCTTTTGCCGCTTGATAGGGTTGAAGCTCAAGTGGTGAGGGACAGAACATTAAAAGAGGAAATTTTTGAGGTCTCTCCTAAAGGCTTTTGGCTTCCTGAGCTGGCTTATGACCCAATAATCCCCGCGATTTTAAAGGACTGCGGCTATGAGGAAGTGTTCATTGATGGTGAGGCTTTACTCTTTTCGAATCACCTGAACTCTGAGATAAAGCCAATAAAGCCACTTTATCCACACTTAATTAAAGCGCAAAGGGGAGAAGGCCTCGTTTATCTCAACTATTTGTGGGGTCTTAGAGAGCTTAGAAAAGCACTAAAGCTGACTTTTGGCGGAAAGGTTACTCTTAAGGCAGTTAAAACTATAAACGCTATTCCTGTATGGGTGGCCGTAAATACAATCGCCATGCTTGGAGTTGGCGGTTTTCCCTTGATGAGCGTTAAAAAAGCTGCAAAGTGGCTAAGAGGAATGGACAATGTTCTTCTTTACGGCACGGACATAGAGTTCTTCGGATACCGTGATTTGGCGGGCTATACCTTGGAGGTCAGGAAAATTGTCGAGCTCATAGAGGAACTCAACACTGATATAATTTTCCCAAGTAAGCTAAAGCATAGTGGAAGAAAACTTTACCTAAGGACTTCGAGCTGGGCACCTGATAAGAGCCTTAATATTTGGACTAAAGACGAAGGTAATCGGAGGTTGAACACGCTCTCTTATGAGTTAAATGGAGAAAACGCATTTTTGGCTGAAAACAGCGACGCCCGTGGATGGGAGCCTTTAGCGGAGCGCAGGCTGGATGCTTTTAAAGCTATTTATAACGCTTGGAGGGATGAAGAGTGA
- a CDS encoding family 4 glycosyl hydrolase has protein sequence MRIAFIGAGSIFTPLALYTVANSDVLADAEIYLIDVDGERLKFIEAVGRKIGRIFKKELKIQAFTDVKNLQNVGIDYAVISVEKERYKRWHLDFEIPHKYGIKQVLGENGGIGGLSHTLRVVPLVLSIAEVIGDINKDAYTFIYSNPEPRVTYAVNNYAKLKNVYGLCTGYLERKESLATLLNVKENEITFTAAGLNHFTWLKELSVKGKDGYPILDEVLKKSPSFEPLSQLLYKIYGLLPSPSDNHIGEYLPFAWELVPEEKKGLKWIERTRKEGEEVRKLLRLFLKGLVPKLAFNKFIKNPDVAMSIVEGLEGKEKLQEAINVPNDGHINGLPKSTIVEVPAKTSPKGVKPLRVELPREIIALLRTQAEIQKLSAEAAGEGSIEKVAKAVLLDPVVNNAENGLRAMAELMKVHLDMLPQFDERDIEEIERIIKS, from the coding sequence ATGAGGATAGCCTTCATCGGTGCAGGGAGCATCTTCACTCCTTTAGCCCTCTACACAGTAGCGAACAGCGATGTTTTGGCTGATGCAGAAATTTATCTCATTGATGTGGATGGGGAGAGGCTGAAGTTTATTGAAGCTGTGGGGAGAAAAATAGGCAGGATTTTCAAAAAGGAGCTTAAAATTCAAGCCTTCACAGATGTAAAAAATCTACAAAATGTGGGTATTGACTATGCTGTTATCTCAGTGGAAAAGGAGAGGTATAAGCGCTGGCACTTGGATTTTGAAATCCCACATAAATACGGCATAAAGCAGGTCTTAGGGGAGAACGGCGGCATCGGTGGGCTTAGCCACACTTTAAGGGTCGTTCCTTTGGTTTTAAGCATCGCTGAGGTTATTGGAGACATAAACAAAGATGCCTATACATTTATCTATTCAAATCCAGAGCCGAGGGTTACCTATGCTGTGAACAACTACGCAAAGCTAAAGAACGTTTATGGTTTGTGTACTGGTTACTTAGAGCGTAAAGAGAGCCTAGCTACTCTTTTAAACGTTAAGGAGAATGAGATAACCTTTACTGCCGCTGGGCTTAATCACTTCACTTGGCTTAAAGAGCTTAGCGTTAAAGGGAAAGATGGCTATCCAATCTTGGATGAAGTCCTAAAGAAGAGCCCTTCCTTTGAACCACTTTCCCAGCTCCTCTACAAAATCTATGGTCTCCTTCCATCGCCGAGCGACAACCACATAGGTGAATACCTACCATTCGCTTGGGAGTTAGTGCCTGAGGAAAAGAAGGGCTTAAAGTGGATTGAGCGGACGAGAAAAGAAGGGGAAGAGGTTAGGAAGCTCTTGAGGCTGTTTTTAAAAGGTTTAGTGCCGAAGCTTGCTTTCAATAAGTTCATCAAAAACCCAGACGTTGCGATGAGCATCGTTGAGGGGCTTGAAGGCAAAGAAAAGCTTCAAGAGGCGATAAACGTCCCAAATGATGGCCACATAAACGGCCTTCCAAAGAGCACCATAGTTGAAGTTCCGGCTAAAACCTCACCTAAGGGGGTAAAGCCCCTTAGAGTTGAGCTCCCAAGGGAGATAATAGCCTTATTGAGAACACAAGCAGAGATTCAAAAACTTAGCGCAGAAGCTGCAGGCGAGGGAAGCATAGAAAAAGTTGCTAAAGCAGTTCTTCTCGACCCTGTCGTGAACAATGCGGAGAATGGACTTAGGGCGATGGCTGAGCTGATGAAGGTTCATTTGGATATGCTGCCTCAGTTTGACGAGAGGGATATCGAGGAAATAGAGAGAATAATAAAGAGCTAA
- a CDS encoding YkgJ family cysteine cluster protein, translating to MGIRDAKKLVATIHLDTLRVDFDPHFKFKCLENCAKCCFELDIPLRDEDIIKIEDLGYNAWEFVDYSKMFYKRDKFVGYALKKRPFDGGCPFLMDDGRCKIYAHRPLACKLYPFLLVKHGNVIDVYVRDTDCPGIDHPEGSHVDYVFVLEYFKDVVDEYRKKLGYFDIHSSGQRT from the coding sequence ATGGGCATAAGAGACGCGAAGAAGCTCGTCGCAACGATTCATTTGGACACTTTGAGGGTCGATTTTGACCCCCATTTTAAATTTAAGTGTCTCGAAAACTGTGCGAAGTGCTGTTTTGAGCTTGATATCCCACTAAGGGATGAGGATATTATAAAAATCGAAGATCTCGGCTACAATGCCTGGGAGTTCGTGGATTACAGCAAAATGTTCTATAAGAGAGACAAATTTGTCGGCTATGCCCTTAAAAAGCGGCCCTTCGATGGTGGATGCCCCTTCCTCATGGATGACGGGAGATGTAAAATCTACGCTCACAGGCCTTTAGCTTGCAAGCTATACCCCTTCCTGCTCGTTAAGCATGGGAATGTCATAGATGTTTATGTTAGAGACACAGACTGTCCTGGAATTGATCATCCTGAGGGTTCCCATGTAGATTATGTCTTTGTGTTAGAGTACTTTAAAGATGTAGTTGACGAGTACAGAAAAAAGCTAGGGTACTTTGATATTCACTCCTCTGGGCAGAGAACTTAA
- a CDS encoding MFS transporter encodes MKNLRRRASIVLLVLMAAFLMADQNLLPPNYQQIMAEFGISETQMGLVSTIFVATSALITLIWGFLSDIKRRKQLLVVGVLLGEIPCFLTAFVQSYPQLLLMRLFTGIGVGSIIPIGYSLIADMFEEEHRGRGYAYIQTAFGFGTLFGMVIAGLIVSWRPPFIIASVPNFILAPLFYLIAEEPKRGQSEKELKEVLEKGYEYEYRLSWDAVKKSFQTRTNILIFIQGLFGTVPWGVLMYWLVSFLIVSRGMAKDTATFVLLILGIATVIGTLFGGFVGDYFEKRMKGGRAVATGLAVFLGMLAALGIVIYPLPSELTAKGWIALAVYSFLFLQLVTFAGPNVTAIISQVNLPEDRGTVFGVFNIIDNVGKAFGPLLGGFLIETLRSAGYTNTLAYEYAIIIGSLFWLPCALVWIWIRKQYPEDRENIGEILRKRAEEILRREAHDAF; translated from the coding sequence GTGAAGAATTTAAGGCGCAGAGCATCGATTGTTTTACTGGTTTTGATGGCTGCTTTTTTGATGGCTGATCAAAATCTTCTACCTCCCAACTATCAGCAGATTATGGCCGAGTTTGGTATAAGCGAAACTCAAATGGGTCTCGTTTCAACGATTTTCGTTGCTACAAGTGCTTTGATAACCCTAATTTGGGGTTTTCTATCGGACATTAAGCGGAGAAAGCAGCTGTTGGTGGTTGGCGTTCTTTTAGGAGAAATTCCATGTTTTTTAACGGCGTTCGTCCAAAGCTATCCTCAACTTTTGCTCATGCGCCTCTTCACGGGCATTGGAGTTGGCTCAATAATTCCAATTGGATACTCCTTGATAGCAGATATGTTTGAAGAGGAGCACAGGGGAAGAGGGTACGCTTACATACAAACAGCCTTTGGCTTTGGAACGCTTTTTGGCATGGTTATCGCAGGATTAATAGTGAGCTGGAGGCCTCCTTTCATAATTGCATCTGTCCCAAACTTTATCCTCGCACCTCTATTCTATTTGATAGCAGAAGAGCCAAAGCGCGGTCAAAGCGAAAAGGAGCTTAAAGAAGTCCTTGAGAAAGGCTACGAATATGAGTATCGCTTAAGCTGGGATGCTGTAAAGAAGTCCTTTCAAACGAGGACAAACATATTAATATTTATCCAAGGCCTCTTTGGCACTGTTCCATGGGGAGTGCTCATGTACTGGCTCGTCTCGTTCCTTATCGTATCCAGAGGTATGGCCAAGGACACCGCTACATTTGTTCTCTTAATTCTGGGGATAGCGACGGTTATAGGAACGCTCTTCGGTGGATTCGTTGGAGACTACTTCGAAAAGAGGATGAAGGGAGGAAGGGCAGTAGCAACGGGACTGGCAGTATTCCTAGGCATGCTCGCTGCTTTAGGAATAGTAATATACCCCCTGCCAAGTGAGCTCACCGCTAAAGGCTGGATTGCTCTCGCAGTGTACTCGTTCCTCTTTCTCCAGCTCGTAACATTTGCGGGTCCCAATGTAACTGCAATAATCTCACAAGTTAATCTCCCTGAAGACAGAGGAACTGTTTTTGGGGTTTTCAACATTATAGATAACGTTGGAAAAGCTTTTGGGCCTTTATTGGGGGGCTTTTTAATAGAGACCCTGCGAAGTGCGGGCTATACAAATACGCTCGCTTATGAGTATGCCATTATAATAGGCTCGCTCTTTTGGCTGCCCTGTGCACTCGTATGGATTTGGATAAGAAAGCAGTACCCTGAGGATAGGGAAAATATTGGAGAAATCCTAAGGAAAAGAGCGGAGGAAATTCTGCGGAGGGAGGCGCATGATGCCTTTTGA
- a CDS encoding glycoside hydrolase family 1 protein has translation MFRFPRSFLFGTATSSHQIEGNNIFNDWWFYEQKGKLKYKSGKACNHWELYKEDIDLMAMLGYNAYRFSIEWSRIFPKEKEFNEKALQRYQEIVNLLNERGITPMVTLHHFTSPMWFMKKGGFAKEENLRYWEIYVKTIAENLEGVELIATFNEPMVYVMMSYIQGYWPPFVKNPLNAGKVEANLLKAHAIAYEILNGRNFKVGIVKNIPIFIPASESERDKKARDRVDNLFNWNFLDAIWSGKVKTPLKTYDVPKSDVDFIGVNYYTASEVKHSWNPLKFFFEAKLADLSERKTLMGWSIYPKGLYEAITNVQSRYKKPIYITENGIATLDDEWRIEFIIQHLQYVHKALKESYDVRGYFYWSLMDNFEWAEGFEPRFGLVEVDYKTFERRPRRSAYIYGEIAKSREISDELIEKHGLENL, from the coding sequence ATGTTCAGATTTCCCCGGAGTTTCCTTTTTGGGACTGCAACCTCCTCCCACCAAATTGAAGGGAACAATATCTTCAATGATTGGTGGTTTTATGAGCAGAAGGGAAAGCTAAAATACAAATCTGGAAAAGCCTGCAACCATTGGGAGCTCTACAAAGAGGATATTGATCTTATGGCCATGCTCGGCTACAACGCTTATCGCTTCTCCATAGAATGGAGCCGTATCTTTCCGAAGGAGAAGGAGTTCAATGAAAAAGCCCTCCAGAGATATCAAGAAATTGTAAATCTGCTCAATGAAAGGGGCATTACTCCAATGGTTACACTCCACCACTTTACAAGCCCAATGTGGTTCATGAAGAAAGGTGGCTTTGCGAAAGAGGAGAACTTGAGGTACTGGGAAATCTATGTAAAAACAATAGCCGAGAACTTGGAAGGTGTTGAGCTAATAGCAACCTTCAACGAGCCTATGGTATACGTTATGATGAGCTACATCCAAGGGTATTGGCCGCCTTTCGTTAAAAATCCCCTAAATGCTGGAAAGGTTGAGGCAAATCTGCTTAAAGCCCACGCTATAGCTTATGAAATTTTGAATGGGCGAAACTTCAAAGTTGGAATCGTTAAGAACATTCCGATTTTCATTCCTGCAAGCGAAAGCGAGCGTGACAAGAAAGCGAGAGATAGAGTAGATAATCTCTTCAACTGGAACTTTCTCGATGCGATTTGGAGTGGAAAAGTGAAAACCCCTCTAAAAACTTATGATGTCCCGAAGAGCGATGTCGACTTCATCGGAGTTAATTATTATACAGCATCAGAAGTCAAGCATAGCTGGAATCCCCTAAAGTTCTTCTTTGAAGCCAAATTGGCCGATTTAAGCGAGCGCAAGACGTTGATGGGCTGGAGCATCTATCCAAAAGGCCTCTATGAAGCGATAACAAATGTTCAAAGCCGCTATAAGAAGCCTATTTACATAACTGAAAATGGCATAGCTACACTCGACGATGAGTGGCGCATAGAGTTCATAATTCAGCACCTTCAATACGTCCACAAAGCTTTAAAAGAAAGCTACGATGTTAGAGGTTACTTCTACTGGTCGCTCATGGACAACTTCGAGTGGGCAGAGGGCTTTGAGCCGAGATTTGGGCTTGTTGAAGTTGACTACAAGACTTTTGAAAGAAGGCCGAGAAGGAGCGCATATATTTATGGAGAAATAGCAAAGAGCAGGGAAATAAGTGATGAGCTGATTGAAAAGCATGGATTGGAGAATCTTTAG